The genomic window TGGCCGAGCGGGCCCGGGCGCCGTTCATTCCGGTGCCCCGGCGTGCCCCGGCCCGGGCCAGTCTCTGGGCGCTCACCGTGCCGGTCCTGCTCGCCGCCCGTACGCTCGGGCTCGTGAAGGTCAACGAGGCGGACCTGGCCGAGACCGCGGCCCGGCTCGACGCGGACGCCGACCGGTGCCGCCCCACCGCCGAGTCCTTCGTCAACCCGGCGAAGTCCCTGGCCCTGGGCCTGGCCGGCTCGATCCCGATCGTCTGGGGGTCGTCCCCGCTGGCCACCGTGGCCGCCCGCCGGTTCGGCGACACGCTGTCGGCCAACGCCCGCTACCCGGTGGTCACCGGCGCGCTCGGCGAGGCCGGTCGCGGCCGCGTCGGCCTGCTCGACGGCGTCTTCGGCGGGCTGGTCGAGGGAGAGCGGGACATCTTCGCCGACCCGGACGAGCCCGACCCCGACGCCACCCGGCTGCGGCTGGTGCTGCTGCGCGACGGCGGGCTCAACGCCGACGACGACTCCGACGAGCCGCTCGCGGTCGAGGAGCGGCGGGCCGACGCCGTGCAGACCCTCGCCGAGCGGCGCGGCGTGCGCTGCGACGTGGTCACCGCCGAGGGCGGCTCCGCGCTGGAACGGCTCGCCTCGCTGATGGCGGTGCCGGACTTCGCCTCGGTCTACCTCGCCCTGGCACACGGGCTGGACCCGATGGCCGTCCCGGCCATCACGGAGATGAAGGAGCTGGCAAACCAGTGAGCGCAAATGGCGGGACGAAGGCGATCGTCGCCGCCCTGCTGGCCAACATCGGCATCGCCGTCACCAAGCTCATCGCCTGGATCCTGACCGGCTCCTCGTCGATGCTGGCCGAGTCGATCCACTCGGTCGCCGACTCGGGCAACCAGGGCCTGCTGCTGCTCGGCGGCCGCCGGGCCAAGCGGGAAGCGACCCCGCAGCACCCGTTCGGGTACGGCCGGGAGCGCTACATCTACGCGTTCATCGTCTCGATCGTGCTGTTCAGCGTCGGTGGCCTGTTCGCCCTCTACGAGGCGTACCACAAGGCGCAGCACCCGGAGCCGATCACCAGCTGGCAGTGGGTGCCGGTGACCGTCCTGGTGATCGCGATCGGGATGGAGACCTACTCCTTCCGCACCGCGATCAAGGAGTCCAACCTCATCCGGGGCAGCCAGTCGTGGGTGCGGTTCATCCGCCGGGC from Micromonospora kangleipakensis includes these protein-coding regions:
- a CDS encoding SIS domain-containing protein, whose translation is MMEGTAGVSGRRHADEALLDNPDALAEHDPGGMLRFTASAGAQVRESAALAAEANLGLLADEGRPRAVVIAGIGTAGRTGDVLATVAGPRCPVPVIPHRSAGVPGWVGAADVVIAVSASGRSPEALGAAEAAHRRGARLVAVGAPDSQLQSVAERARAPFIPVPRRAPARASLWALTVPVLLAARTLGLVKVNEADLAETAARLDADADRCRPTAESFVNPAKSLALGLAGSIPIVWGSSPLATVAARRFGDTLSANARYPVVTGALGEAGRGRVGLLDGVFGGLVEGERDIFADPDEPDPDATRLRLVLLRDGGLNADDDSDEPLAVEERRADAVQTLAERRGVRCDVVTAEGGSALERLASLMAVPDFASVYLALAHGLDPMAVPAITEMKELANQ